A genomic segment from Yimella sp. cx-51 encodes:
- a CDS encoding acyl-CoA dehydrogenase, which produces MTHYKSNVRDIEFNLFEVLGREEVLGSGPYADLDADTAREMIREVARLAETDLAASFVDSDRNPPVYDPQTKSVTMPESFTKSYKTYQESGFWSVDVNEELGGTVAPPSLKWAMNEMVLGANPAIAMFAASYAFGKLLYLLGTDEQKKLAAHIVEQGWHCTMVLTEPDAGSDVGAGRAKAVQQPDGTWHLTGVKRFITSGESDMTDNVIHFVLARPEGAGPGTKGLSLFIVPKFHVDLETGELGERNGVYTTNVEKKMGLKVSTTCELTFGDGAPAIGTLLGDEHDGIAQMFRVIEHARMLVGTKAIATLSTGYLNALDYAKQRVQGADMTTPQKDAPRVTITHHPDVRRSLMLQKAYAEGLRALVLFTASQQDTVDQEFLATGSEQPADGSPAQMAVRLNDLLLPIVKGVGSERAWVLLGTESLQTFGGSGFLQEYPIEQYIRDAKIDTLYEGTTAIQGQDFLFRKILKDQFVALGALAEQMMQTAKGGAGDDKLRSSRDLLGKAIEDVQGMVENLAMTALGSMSEGGDPKSIYKVGLNTTRFLLAAGDLVIGWLLLRQAEVAQARLDAGDAGKDEAFYTGKVAAAKFFAAEVLPRLTAERAMLEATDLSLMELPEEAF; this is translated from the coding sequence TTGACTCATTACAAGAGCAACGTCCGTGACATCGAGTTCAACCTCTTCGAGGTGCTCGGGCGTGAAGAGGTGCTGGGCAGCGGCCCGTACGCCGATCTCGACGCCGACACCGCGCGCGAGATGATCCGGGAGGTCGCCCGGCTGGCCGAGACCGACCTCGCGGCGTCCTTCGTCGACTCCGACCGCAACCCGCCGGTCTACGACCCGCAGACCAAGTCGGTCACGATGCCGGAGTCGTTCACCAAGAGCTACAAGACCTACCAGGAGTCGGGCTTCTGGAGCGTCGACGTCAACGAGGAGCTGGGTGGCACCGTGGCGCCGCCGAGCCTGAAGTGGGCGATGAACGAGATGGTGCTCGGCGCCAACCCGGCCATCGCGATGTTCGCCGCGTCCTACGCCTTCGGCAAACTGCTCTACCTGCTCGGCACCGACGAGCAGAAGAAGCTCGCAGCGCACATCGTCGAGCAGGGCTGGCACTGCACGATGGTGCTCACCGAGCCGGACGCCGGTTCGGACGTCGGCGCGGGTCGCGCCAAGGCTGTGCAGCAGCCCGACGGCACCTGGCACCTCACCGGCGTGAAGCGCTTCATCACCTCCGGCGAGTCGGATATGACCGACAACGTCATCCACTTCGTGCTGGCCCGCCCCGAGGGCGCCGGCCCCGGCACCAAGGGCCTGTCACTGTTCATCGTCCCCAAGTTCCACGTCGACCTCGAGACCGGCGAACTCGGCGAGCGCAACGGCGTCTACACGACCAACGTCGAGAAGAAGATGGGCCTGAAGGTCTCGACCACCTGCGAGCTCACCTTCGGCGACGGCGCCCCCGCGATCGGCACCTTGCTGGGCGACGAGCACGACGGCATCGCGCAGATGTTCCGCGTCATCGAGCACGCTCGAATGCTGGTGGGCACCAAGGCGATTGCCACCCTCTCGACCGGTTACCTCAACGCGCTCGACTACGCCAAGCAGCGTGTGCAGGGCGCCGACATGACCACCCCGCAGAAGGACGCCCCGCGCGTCACGATCACCCACCACCCGGATGTCCGCCGCTCGCTGATGCTGCAGAAGGCGTACGCCGAGGGTCTGCGCGCGCTGGTGCTCTTCACCGCCAGCCAGCAGGACACCGTCGACCAGGAGTTCCTCGCCACCGGCTCGGAGCAGCCGGCCGACGGCTCCCCGGCACAGATGGCGGTGCGCCTGAACGACCTGCTGCTGCCGATCGTCAAGGGCGTCGGCTCGGAGCGGGCGTGGGTGCTGCTGGGCACCGAGTCGCTGCAGACCTTCGGTGGCTCGGGCTTCCTGCAGGAGTACCCGATCGAGCAGTACATCCGCGACGCCAAGATCGACACCCTGTACGAGGGCACGACCGCGATCCAGGGCCAGGACTTCCTGTTCCGCAAGATCCTGAAAGACCAGTTCGTGGCCCTCGGCGCCCTCGCAGAGCAGATGATGCAGACCGCCAAGGGCGGCGCCGGTGACGACAAGTTGCGCTCCTCGCGCGACCTGCTCGGCAAGGCGATCGAGGACGTCCAGGGCATGGTCGAGAACCTCGCAATGACCGCGCTGGGCTCGATGAGCGAAGGCGGCGACCCGAAGTCGATCTACAAGGTCGGCCTCAACACCACCCGCTTCCTGCTGGCTGCCGGTGACCTGGTGATCGGCTGGCTGCTGCTGCGTCAGGCCGAGGTCGCTCAGGCACGCCTGGACGCCGGGGACGCCGGTAAGGACGAGGCGTTCTACACCGGCAAGGTGGCGGCGGCGAAGTTCTTCGCAGCTGAGGTCTTGCCCCGTCTGACCGCGGAGCGCGCGATGCTGGAGGCCACCGACCTCTCGCTCATGGAGCTTCCGGAGGAAGCGTTCTGA
- a CDS encoding Fur family transcriptional regulator translates to MADVEMALALLRSKGERVTKARRAVLRALAERPHQDAESVAALVASADPGVHRATIYRNLQSLVDAGVVSHTHVPDAATIYHLSVTGHRHTHLQCVRCGRMVDIPLEWVSPLADRVRDELGFELDAGHAALLGTCRDCAAS, encoded by the coding sequence GTGGCTGACGTGGAGATGGCGCTGGCCCTGCTGCGCAGCAAGGGTGAGCGGGTGACCAAGGCCCGCCGTGCCGTTCTTCGGGCGCTGGCGGAGCGTCCGCACCAGGACGCCGAGTCGGTGGCTGCGTTGGTGGCTTCGGCCGATCCTGGGGTGCACCGGGCCACCATCTACCGCAACCTGCAGTCGCTGGTCGATGCGGGGGTCGTCTCCCACACGCACGTGCCCGACGCCGCCACGATCTACCACCTCAGCGTGACCGGACACCGGCACACGCATCTGCAATGTGTGCGGTGTGGACGCATGGTCGACATCCCGCTGGAGTGGGTGTCACCGCTCGCCGATCGGGTGCGCGACGAACTCGGTTTCGAGTTGGACGCCGGTCATGCTGCGCTGCTCGGCACCTGTCGGGACTGCGCAGCGTCCTGA
- a CDS encoding carbon-nitrogen family hydrolase yields the protein MKIAVIQLAYGDDEPLDERADRVIDLVRRQRGHDLVVLPELWSAGCFDDHAWSGAAQDITGEVSRRLGEVAAEIGAYLHGGSIVERPADGSTGPEGKDLWNTSLLFDRSGARIATYRKIHRFGFAGGEPKLMEAGEDLATCAIDGVPTGLTTCYDLRFPELYRQYVDRGVELMLVPAAWPMARVEHWRVLAQARAIENQMFVVACNTAGTHADTEMGGRSAVIDPLGKVLAEAGTEEQVLSVQIDPAQVAQARRDFPVLDDRRL from the coding sequence ATGAAGATCGCCGTGATCCAACTCGCCTACGGCGATGACGAACCCCTGGACGAGCGCGCCGACCGGGTGATCGACCTGGTGCGCCGGCAGCGCGGCCACGACCTGGTGGTGCTGCCCGAACTCTGGTCGGCCGGCTGCTTCGACGACCACGCGTGGTCGGGAGCAGCACAGGACATCACCGGCGAGGTGTCGCGGCGGTTGGGCGAGGTGGCTGCCGAGATCGGGGCCTACCTGCACGGTGGCTCGATCGTCGAGCGTCCCGCCGATGGCTCGACCGGTCCGGAAGGCAAGGACCTCTGGAACACCTCGCTGCTCTTCGACCGCAGCGGCGCTCGCATCGCGACCTATCGCAAGATCCACCGCTTCGGTTTCGCCGGCGGCGAGCCGAAGTTGATGGAGGCCGGTGAAGATCTGGCCACCTGCGCCATCGACGGAGTGCCGACCGGTCTCACCACCTGTTACGACCTGCGCTTCCCCGAGCTCTACCGCCAGTACGTCGACCGCGGCGTCGAGTTGATGCTCGTGCCGGCGGCCTGGCCGATGGCGCGCGTCGAACACTGGCGGGTGCTCGCGCAGGCTCGCGCGATCGAGAACCAGATGTTCGTCGTCGCCTGCAACACCGCGGGCACGCACGCTGACACCGAGATGGGCGGACGCTCAGCGGTGATCGACCCGCTCGGCAAGGTGCTCGCCGAGGCCGGCACCGAAGAGCAGGTGCTGAGTGTGCAGATCGACCCCGCGCAGGTGGCGCAGGCGCGACGCGACTTCCCGGTGCTGGACGACCGCCGCTTGTGA
- a CDS encoding ribonucleotide-diphosphate reductase subunit beta, which produces MTGQPQMLGTGISDGLLLKPVRYQWAYDLYNQAVANTWFPHEIQLGEDLADFSRMTDQERHALTFLMSYFNPNELLVNKALAFGVYPYLNAPEAHLYLAKQMWEEANHCMAFEYVLETFPIDREEAYNAHVEVPSMAAKEAFEVKHIQRMTEKTLDITTTEGKRDFVRNLVAYNVILEGIWFYSGFMVALSFRQRNLLRNFGSLIDWIVRDESLHLKFGINLILTVLEENPDLQTPEFADEIRQMILDAVEMEEAYNHDLLPHGILGLNSTYINTYVKYLADRRLEELGFEPHYKVSNPAKWMATANDTLQLVNFFEAVNTSYEVDAKAHS; this is translated from the coding sequence ATGACTGGACAGCCTCAGATGCTCGGCACCGGAATCTCAGATGGCTTGCTGCTCAAGCCGGTTCGCTACCAGTGGGCCTACGACCTCTACAACCAGGCGGTGGCCAACACGTGGTTCCCGCACGAAATCCAACTCGGCGAAGACCTCGCCGATTTCTCCCGGATGACCGACCAGGAACGTCATGCGCTCACCTTCCTGATGAGCTACTTCAACCCCAACGAACTACTGGTCAACAAGGCGCTGGCCTTCGGCGTCTACCCCTACCTCAACGCACCCGAGGCACATCTCTACCTCGCCAAGCAGATGTGGGAGGAGGCCAACCACTGCATGGCCTTCGAGTACGTGCTCGAGACCTTCCCGATCGATCGCGAAGAGGCGTACAACGCGCACGTCGAGGTGCCCTCGATGGCGGCCAAGGAGGCCTTCGAGGTCAAGCACATCCAGCGGATGACCGAGAAGACGCTCGACATCACCACCACCGAGGGCAAGCGCGATTTCGTGCGGAACCTGGTGGCGTACAACGTGATCCTCGAAGGCATCTGGTTCTACAGCGGCTTCATGGTGGCGCTGAGCTTCCGGCAGCGCAACCTGCTGCGCAATTTCGGCTCGCTCATCGACTGGATCGTGCGGGACGAGAGCCTGCACCTGAAGTTCGGCATCAATCTCATCCTCACCGTGCTGGAGGAGAACCCCGATCTGCAGACGCCGGAGTTCGCCGACGAGATCCGCCAGATGATCCTGGACGCGGTGGAGATGGAGGAGGCGTACAACCACGATCTGCTGCCGCACGGCATCCTCGGCCTGAACTCCACGTACATCAACACCTACGTGAAGTACCTCGCCGACCGGCGTCTGGAGGAGCTGGGGTTCGAACCGCACTACAAGGTGAGCAACCCGGCCAAGTGGATGGCCACGGCCAACGACACCCTGCAGTTGGTCAACTTCTTCGAGGCGGTCAACACCTCCTACGAAGTGGACGCGAAGGCGCACTCATGA
- the cutA gene encoding divalent-cation tolerance protein CutA produces the protein MEVEFVQVHVTVPSAGVARDIADVLVGERLAACVQVIADIASTYSWGPEIERSQESLLLAKTTLETFDALAIRVRQLHPYEVPQVTGTPILSVDAAYAEWMRSVLRG, from the coding sequence ATGGAGGTCGAGTTCGTTCAGGTGCACGTCACCGTGCCGTCCGCCGGCGTGGCCCGCGACATCGCCGATGTGCTGGTGGGTGAGCGGCTTGCCGCCTGCGTGCAGGTGATTGCCGACATCGCCTCGACCTACAGCTGGGGGCCGGAGATCGAGCGCTCGCAGGAGTCGCTCCTGCTTGCCAAGACCACGCTCGAGACGTTCGACGCGCTCGCCATCCGCGTGCGGCAGCTGCACCCGTACGAAGTGCCGCAGGTGACCGGCACCCCGATCCTGTCGGTGGATGCCGCATACGCCGAGTGGATGCGGTCGGTGCTGCGTGGCTGA
- a CDS encoding Pr6Pr family membrane protein yields MADIRARRAHLLTAVVAWVGVVLVAVLSATGSFAPPKDIVGHLFGVHPSGFAGAMSRLVDTLSYFTVWSNIVVAIAFTLLARRPNANSLVQRVLLLDALLMITITTVVYWALLAAKDTWSGWSVITSPLQHLMVGMLAIGSWAIYGPRGWLRFNLLPYALIIPMVWIVWTLSRGMVIDAYPYDFTDVATLGYVGVAIRLVVILAIGMAIAALYCAIDRRRARSNDSP; encoded by the coding sequence ATGGCTGATATCCGGGCGCGTCGCGCGCATCTGCTGACCGCTGTCGTCGCATGGGTCGGTGTGGTGCTGGTCGCGGTGCTCTCGGCGACCGGCTCGTTCGCCCCGCCCAAGGACATCGTCGGCCACTTGTTCGGGGTGCACCCGAGCGGTTTTGCCGGTGCGATGTCGAGGCTGGTCGACACGCTCAGCTATTTCACCGTGTGGTCGAACATCGTCGTGGCGATCGCGTTCACGCTGCTGGCGCGACGCCCGAACGCCAATTCGCTCGTGCAGCGGGTGCTGCTGCTGGATGCCCTGCTGATGATCACCATCACCACGGTCGTCTACTGGGCGCTGCTCGCGGCCAAGGACACCTGGTCGGGCTGGTCGGTGATCACCAGCCCGCTGCAACACCTGATGGTCGGGATGCTCGCGATCGGTTCGTGGGCGATCTACGGCCCGCGCGGATGGTTGCGCTTCAACCTCCTGCCGTACGCGTTGATCATCCCGATGGTGTGGATCGTGTGGACGCTTTCCCGAGGCATGGTGATCGACGCCTATCCCTACGACTTCACCGACGTCGCGACCCTCGGCTACGTGGGCGTGGCGATCCGTCTCGTCGTGATCCTCGCGATCGGAATGGCCATCGCGGCGCTCTACTGCGCCATCGACCGCCGTCGGGCGCGGTCAAATGATTCGCCGTAA
- a CDS encoding NHL domain-containing thioredoxin family protein has product MTSQRVRAPELRGRRWLNTGGEDLTLQQLRGTVVILDFWTFCCVNCLHVLDELRPLEQQFADELVIIGVHSPKFEHEGRPEAVEAAVERYGVHHPVLDDPELVTWDAYTARAWPTLVVIDPEGYIAGSMSGEGHAHGLQVLVGDLVAEHRAKGTLRSCDSPYVPPSIESTPLRFPGKIARLADGSFVVSDTSHHQVVHLASDLQTELARFGGPEEFNEPQGVCVLPPDAAARLGYDLLVADTVNHRIASIRLQDGRIRTEAGTGEQLRERSGSGAALKQPLSSPWDIVWWLDRALIAMAGTHQLWVLHLAPEQTDNTVAVLAGTSAEGLRDGEADEAWLAQPSGLAVSADTSRVWIADSETSALRSLTVSDDGFALETHIGEGLFDFGFADGDREIARMQHPLGVTEAPDGSVLVADTYNGAIRRYNPERRELTTVLTGLAEPSDVLADDGAVIVVESAAHRVDRLPLTGRTSASGERGAVRRAATPVAAGAVQLRINFVPPVGQELDDRYGDPTFLMVSATPSALLREGAGNAAGLQRDLVLDESVGEGILHISVRAAACDAGLAEHAACHLYQQDWGIPVVLTGDGPETITLDLRGV; this is encoded by the coding sequence ATGACTTCGCAACGCGTCCGGGCACCCGAACTTCGTGGACGCCGCTGGCTCAACACCGGCGGCGAAGATCTCACGCTGCAGCAGTTGCGCGGCACGGTAGTGATCCTCGACTTCTGGACCTTCTGCTGCGTCAACTGCCTGCACGTGTTGGACGAGCTGCGGCCGCTGGAGCAGCAGTTCGCCGATGAGCTGGTGATCATCGGCGTCCACTCACCCAAGTTCGAACACGAGGGACGCCCCGAAGCCGTCGAAGCGGCGGTGGAGCGCTACGGCGTGCACCACCCGGTGCTGGACGACCCCGAACTCGTCACGTGGGACGCCTACACCGCCCGCGCATGGCCGACCCTGGTCGTCATCGACCCGGAGGGATACATCGCCGGTTCCATGTCGGGGGAGGGCCACGCGCACGGGTTGCAGGTGCTGGTCGGTGACCTGGTGGCCGAACACCGCGCGAAGGGGACGCTGCGGTCGTGCGATTCGCCGTACGTGCCGCCGTCGATCGAGTCGACACCGCTGCGTTTCCCGGGCAAGATCGCCCGCCTCGCCGACGGCAGTTTCGTGGTGAGCGACACCAGTCATCACCAAGTCGTGCACCTCGCGAGCGACCTGCAGACCGAGCTGGCCCGCTTCGGTGGCCCGGAGGAGTTCAACGAGCCGCAGGGCGTCTGCGTGTTGCCGCCCGATGCTGCTGCCCGACTTGGTTACGACCTGCTCGTCGCCGACACGGTCAACCACCGCATAGCCTCGATCCGCTTGCAGGACGGCCGGATTCGCACCGAAGCGGGCACCGGCGAACAGCTGCGGGAGCGGTCCGGTAGCGGCGCGGCCCTCAAGCAGCCGTTGTCGTCACCGTGGGACATCGTCTGGTGGCTCGACCGCGCGCTGATCGCCATGGCGGGCACTCATCAGCTGTGGGTGCTCCACCTGGCTCCCGAGCAGACCGACAACACGGTCGCCGTGCTCGCGGGCACCAGCGCCGAAGGTCTGCGCGACGGTGAGGCGGACGAGGCATGGCTCGCCCAACCGTCCGGACTTGCCGTCAGTGCAGACACCTCACGCGTGTGGATCGCCGACTCCGAGACCTCCGCGCTGCGCTCCCTCACCGTCAGCGACGACGGCTTCGCGCTCGAGACCCACATCGGCGAGGGCCTCTTCGACTTCGGCTTCGCCGACGGTGACCGCGAGATCGCCCGGATGCAGCATCCCCTCGGAGTAACCGAAGCTCCGGACGGTTCGGTGTTGGTCGCCGACACCTACAACGGCGCGATCCGCCGGTACAACCCCGAGCGCCGCGAACTGACGACGGTGCTGACCGGCCTGGCCGAGCCCAGCGATGTGCTCGCGGACGACGGCGCGGTCATCGTGGTCGAATCGGCGGCCCACCGGGTCGACCGACTGCCGCTGACCGGTCGCACGTCCGCCTCCGGGGAGCGTGGCGCCGTGCGGCGTGCAGCCACGCCGGTCGCAGCGGGCGCCGTGCAACTCCGCATCAACTTCGTGCCACCGGTCGGGCAAGAGCTGGACGACCGCTACGGCGACCCGACCTTCCTGATGGTCTCGGCCACTCCGTCCGCGCTGTTGCGTGAAGGCGCGGGCAACGCCGCGGGCCTGCAGCGCGACCTCGTCCTCGATGAGTCGGTCGGGGAGGGCATCCTGCACATCAGCGTCCGCGCGGCGGCCTGCGACGCAGGCCTCGCCGAACACGCGGCGTGCCACCTCTACCAGCAGGACTGGGGTATTCCGGTCGTCCTCACCGGCGATGGCCCCGAGACGATCACGCTCGACCTGCGCGGTGTCTGA
- a CDS encoding YbhB/YbcL family Raf kinase inhibitor-like protein, with product MSSLDRIQPPNPYDHLPQLPGIEVTSTDVTDGKPLKSDQVAAEGNSSPQLSWSGAPEGTKSYVITCFDPDAPTPSGFWHWVLVDVPAEVTSLDAGIGAAGGDLPGSSFMLKNDGGSADFMGAAPPEGDVFPHRYYFAVHAVGEESLGIDADTSPAVCSFNLAFKAIGRGFVHGTYQY from the coding sequence ATGAGCTCACTTGATCGCATCCAGCCGCCGAACCCCTACGACCACCTGCCGCAGCTGCCCGGCATCGAGGTGACGAGCACCGACGTCACCGACGGCAAGCCGCTGAAGTCCGACCAGGTTGCCGCAGAAGGAAATTCGTCGCCCCAGCTGTCGTGGTCGGGCGCTCCGGAGGGCACGAAGTCGTACGTCATCACCTGCTTCGACCCGGACGCGCCCACGCCGTCCGGCTTCTGGCACTGGGTCTTGGTGGACGTCCCCGCTGAGGTCACGTCGCTGGACGCGGGTATCGGGGCCGCGGGCGGAGACCTGCCCGGCTCGTCGTTCATGTTGAAGAACGACGGCGGCTCGGCCGACTTCATGGGCGCTGCCCCGCCGGAGGGCGATGTCTTCCCGCACCGTTACTACTTCGCCGTGCACGCAGTGGGTGAGGAGTCGCTCGGGATCGACGCCGACACCTCGCCGGCGGTCTGCTCGTTCAACCTCGCCTTCAAGGCAATCGGCCGCGGGTTCGTCCACGGCACCTACCAGTACTGA
- a CDS encoding ribonucleoside-diphosphate reductase subunit alpha, whose amino-acid sequence MTLHVTKRDGTSQPYDADRINAAIERAAHALPDAMAMTMQIASELEITLFDGITTQQLDEAAIQVAVQNVKDHPDFDVVASRLLRKTIYKQVLGDYETDTELALLHQARFPGYIRDAVESGLFDPRLGTSFRLEELAAALDPSKDDALRYIGVVTMRNRYLAMGSDGHPIEVPAYFWMRVAMALSVSEDDPTAAATVFYRKMADLDYLAAGSTLVNAGTMTPQLSNCFVMQMDDDIEHIAKSMRDVMWLTKGTGGIGLSVTKLRSEGSPIRSNNTASTGPIPFMHTIDSILRAVSRGGKKFGALCFYMENWHLDFPQFLDLRQQAGDPYRRTRTANTAVWISDEFMKRVAADANWYLFDPLETPDLVELVGDEFSRRYAQYVADAEAGRLRNFRRVRAREQWKSMLISLQTTSHPWLTWKDSINQRALNDNTGTIHLSNLCTEITLPQDRDNVSVCNLASINLSRHLNNGEWDWDRLAQSTRSAVRQLDNLIDVTRSSVPESEHSNEQNRAVGLGLMGFTDVVERLGLSYASQEAYDLIDQLTEFISWHAIDASADLARERGSYPNFAGSGWSRGLVPIDTIEQMERRRGVPVEVDRTTRLDWDALRHKVAGGMRNATLMAIAPTASIGLVAGTTPGLDPQFSQVFSRATSSGKFLEVNRNLVLALEERGLWEKVREDLLRAQGDLSQVADIPDDLRRVYETSFQLPPEAYVNVAARAQKWIDQAISRNIYLASRDVGEMADLYETAWRMGLKTTYYLHVKPRHTAEQSTVAVNKSTDSGRARGGFGFGKRAAAQPDSQLVAAPAAVAATAVLEPDDALALDELLDEAPLVCPTDPQALLECEACQ is encoded by the coding sequence GTGACACTTCACGTCACCAAGCGCGACGGCACCAGCCAGCCGTACGACGCCGACCGCATCAATGCAGCGATCGAACGAGCCGCGCACGCACTCCCGGACGCCATGGCGATGACCATGCAGATCGCGTCCGAACTGGAGATCACGCTCTTCGACGGAATCACGACCCAGCAATTGGACGAGGCCGCGATCCAGGTGGCGGTGCAGAACGTCAAGGATCACCCCGACTTCGATGTCGTCGCCTCCCGCCTGCTGCGCAAGACCATCTACAAGCAGGTGCTCGGCGACTACGAGACCGACACCGAACTCGCCCTGCTGCACCAAGCGCGCTTCCCCGGCTACATCCGGGACGCCGTCGAATCAGGGTTGTTCGACCCCCGCCTGGGCACGAGCTTCCGCCTGGAGGAGCTCGCCGCTGCGCTCGACCCGAGCAAGGACGACGCGCTGCGCTACATCGGCGTCGTGACCATGCGAAACCGTTATTTGGCAATGGGATCCGACGGTCACCCGATCGAGGTGCCCGCCTACTTCTGGATGCGCGTGGCGATGGCGTTGTCGGTCAGCGAGGACGACCCCACCGCCGCCGCGACCGTCTTCTACCGCAAGATGGCCGACCTCGATTACCTGGCCGCGGGCTCGACGCTGGTCAACGCCGGCACCATGACCCCGCAACTGTCGAACTGCTTCGTGATGCAGATGGACGACGACATCGAGCACATCGCCAAGTCGATGCGCGATGTCATGTGGCTGACCAAGGGCACCGGCGGCATCGGCCTCAGCGTCACCAAGCTGCGCTCCGAGGGCAGCCCGATCCGCAGCAACAACACCGCCTCCACCGGCCCGATCCCGTTCATGCACACCATCGACTCGATCCTGCGGGCCGTGTCGCGCGGCGGCAAGAAGTTCGGGGCGCTGTGCTTCTACATGGAGAACTGGCACCTCGACTTCCCGCAGTTCCTCGACCTGCGCCAGCAGGCGGGCGACCCGTACCGGCGCACCCGCACCGCCAACACGGCCGTCTGGATCTCCGACGAGTTCATGAAGCGCGTTGCGGCAGATGCTAATTGGTATCTCTTCGACCCGCTCGAAACCCCGGATCTGGTCGAGTTGGTCGGGGACGAGTTCAGCCGCCGCTATGCGCAGTACGTCGCGGACGCCGAAGCCGGCCGACTGCGCAATTTCCGACGGGTGCGAGCCCGTGAGCAGTGGAAGTCGATGCTCATCTCGCTGCAGACGACGTCCCACCCGTGGCTCACCTGGAAGGACTCCATCAACCAGCGCGCACTCAACGACAACACCGGCACGATCCACCTCTCCAACCTGTGCACCGAGATCACGCTGCCGCAGGACCGCGACAACGTGTCGGTCTGCAACTTGGCTTCGATCAACCTGTCGCGACACCTGAACAACGGGGAATGGGACTGGGATCGCCTCGCGCAGAGCACCCGTTCGGCAGTGCGTCAGCTCGACAACCTCATCGATGTCACCCGATCGAGCGTGCCGGAGTCGGAGCACTCCAACGAGCAGAACCGTGCCGTCGGGCTTGGGCTCATGGGCTTCACCGATGTGGTCGAACGGCTCGGCCTGTCGTACGCCTCGCAGGAGGCCTACGACCTGATCGACCAACTCACCGAGTTCATCAGTTGGCACGCGATCGATGCGTCCGCCGACCTCGCCCGCGAACGCGGCAGCTACCCCAACTTCGCAGGCTCCGGCTGGAGTCGAGGGCTTGTGCCGATCGACACGATCGAGCAGATGGAGCGTCGACGCGGAGTGCCCGTCGAGGTCGACCGCACCACCCGCCTCGACTGGGATGCGTTGCGGCACAAGGTTGCCGGCGGCATGCGCAACGCTACCTTGATGGCGATCGCGCCCACCGCGTCCATCGGCCTGGTGGCCGGGACGACGCCCGGGCTCGACCCGCAGTTCAGCCAGGTCTTCTCCCGGGCCACCTCGTCCGGCAAGTTCCTGGAGGTCAACCGCAACCTCGTGCTCGCGCTGGAGGAGCGGGGCCTGTGGGAGAAGGTGCGCGAAGACTTGCTGCGCGCCCAGGGCGACCTTTCTCAGGTGGCCGACATCCCGGACGACCTGCGCCGTGTCTACGAGACTTCCTTCCAGCTCCCGCCGGAGGCGTATGTCAATGTCGCGGCTCGCGCGCAGAAGTGGATCGACCAGGCGATCAGCCGCAACATCTACCTCGCCTCGCGCGATGTCGGCGAGATGGCCGATCTCTACGAAACCGCGTGGCGCATGGGTCTGAAGACCACCTACTACCTGCACGTGAAGCCCCGGCACACCGCCGAGCAGTCGACCGTGGCGGTCAACAAGTCGACCGATTCCGGACGCGCCCGCGGTGGCTTCGGCTTCGGCAAACGCGCTGCGGCACAGCCGGATTCGCAGCTCGTTGCGGCCCCGGCAGCTGTCGCCGCCACCGCCGTCCTGGAGCCGGACGACGCGCTCGCGCTCGACGAACTACTGGACGAGGCACCCCTGGTGTGCCCGACCGACCCGCAGGCACTGCTCGAGTGCGAAGCCTGCCAGTAG